The Ornithinibacillus sp. 4-3 region TATACGTGATAATAGTGACCCTAATCCAGACATCATCATAACTGAGATTGGTGGAACGGTGGGAGATATTGAATCACAGGCATTTATTGAGGCAATTCGTCAAATTGGTAATGATTTGGCTCGTGAAGATGTTATGTATATCCATGTTTCACTAGTAGTATCACTTCCTGGATCTAATGAATTAAAAACAAAGGCTACTCAGCATTCATGTAAGGAATTATTGTCAGTTGGTATTCAGCCAGATGTCATTATTTGTAGGTCAGATCAACATATCCCAAAAGATATTCGACGAAAGATTGCTCAATTTTGTAATGTATCACCAGAAAATGTAATCTCAAATTCAAATGCAAATATCCTTTATGAAGTACCACTGATGTTAGAAGCAGAAGGTTTGGCTGATGCAGTTACCAAAAGATTAAATCTTGGTTTATTAGAATCTAACTCTAAAGAATGGGAGAAGATGCTAGAAAGAGCAAAGACCTCAGACAAATCTGTAACCATTGGTTTAGTTGGAAAATATATTGATTTACATGACGCGTATTATTCTGTTATTGAAGCACTTACACATGGTGGAATTGAAAATGATGCAAAAGTAAATATTCGTTGGATTGATGCAGAAGAGGTAAATGAAAAAAATATAAAAGAAATGCTTCAAGGCTGTAATGGGATTATTGTACCAGGAGGATTTGGTGAAAGAGGGATAGAAGGAAAAATTTCTTCCATTCGTTGGGCTAGAGAGAATCATGTCCCGTTTTTTGGTATATGTCTAGGTATGCAAATGGCTGTAGTGGAATTTGCTCGTCATGTTGCGAATTTATCTGATGCACATTCCAATGAATTGAATCCATCTACGACAAACCCAGTGATTGATTTAATGGTGGAACAGCAAGAGGTAGAGGAATTGGGAGGTACAATGCGCTTAGGTGCATATGCTTGTAATCTCTTAGACAATAGTTCTAGAAGTTATCAAGCTTATGGAGAAGATATTATTTCTGAACGTCATCGTCATCGCTATGAATT contains the following coding sequences:
- a CDS encoding CTP synthase, producing the protein MTTKYIFVTGGVVSGLGKGIVAASLGRLLKDRGLKVKIQKFDPYLNIDPGTMSPYQHGEVFVTDDGAETDLDLGHYERFIDEKLTVNSSVTSGKVYWDVLHRERDGEYLGGTVQVIPHITDEIKRRIRDNSDPNPDIIITEIGGTVGDIESQAFIEAIRQIGNDLAREDVMYIHVSLVVSLPGSNELKTKATQHSCKELLSVGIQPDVIICRSDQHIPKDIRRKIAQFCNVSPENVISNSNANILYEVPLMLEAEGLADAVTKRLNLGLLESNSKEWEKMLERAKTSDKSVTIGLVGKYIDLHDAYYSVIEALTHGGIENDAKVNIRWIDAEEVNEKNIKEMLQGCNGIIVPGGFGERGIEGKISSIRWARENHVPFFGICLGMQMAVVEFARHVANLSDAHSNELNPSTTNPVIDLMVEQQEVEELGGTMRLGAYACNLLDNSSRSYQAYGEDIISERHRHRYEFNNAYRDMLTESGLSIVGLSPDHQLVEIVELKDHPWFVGVQFHPEFKSRPNRAHPLFRDFVKAAVNNSKK